Genomic window (Streptomyces sp. TG1A-60):
AGGTGCTCGATCACCTCGCTGAACAGGACGGCGTCGGCCGACTCCGACCTGAACGGCAGCCCGCCGTCGGCCAGTTCGCCGCGGACCGCGTGCGGGATGCGGGTGCGGGCGCGTCTGAGGGCGTCCTGGGACCAGTCGACGCCGATGACGCGGTGGCCGGTGAGGAGGGGGGCGGCGGTGGCCGCGGCGGTGCCGTCGCCGCAGCCGATGTCGAGGACGGTGCGGGGCCCCGCGGTGACGGCCGGGCCCAGGGCCGCCGCCAGCATGCGGGCCTGGGCGAGGCTGCGGGGGGTGCCGGAGGCGACCGGCACGGACGGGTCCTCGTAGAAGTCCCGAAGTCCTCCTCGGGGCGCATGAGCCGGGGTGTCGGGGGGTGTCGTGGCCGGCATCACTCGGGGTCCTCTTCCGTCGCGTGCAGGTAGTGCTCGAAGAGGTCGCGGAGGTGGGCGCCGTCGCCGTGGCCGAGCAGGGCCCGGGACCAGCGCAGGGCCAGGTGGAGGCGGCCCGCCGTGGAGGCGGTCGTGACGGTGAGGCCGCGCGGCATGCGGGCGGGGGCCGAGAACCACACGGCGTGGGCGCGGCCGGCCTCCTCGCCGAAGTCCAGCGCGTACGGGACGCGGCCGATGTTGCTGAGCAGGGTGGTCGACGTCCACGGCGCCGCCGCCCTGCGCAGGCCCCGGGTGAGGGCCGCGCGCCAGGCCACGGGAACCATGGGCGCCGTCAACAGGGATGCGCCATGCCCCAGTTGGGGCTTCTGAAGGGACTTCAGGGTGCGGGTGCGTTCCGCCGTGCGGCGCAGAAGGGTGGGCAGGGGGGTGCGGGCCGGGTCCACCTCGCTCGGCGAGAAGGGGACTTCGACGAGGCGGGTACCGTTCCCGATCGGCATGTCCGTGTCCCTCGTGCGGTCGTCCACGGGCATCGTGATGCGGAGGGGGCGGGGGCGGGCGCCGTGTTCCCGGTTCCAGTGGGCGAGCATCAGGGCCGTGGTGACCATGAGCTGGTCGTTCACCGTGTACGGGGCGGACCTGGGGCGGCGGGGGACGGGGAGTTCGGTGACGAGCAGGCCGTTGCCGGGGGAGGGTTCGGGGGTGCCGGGGGCCACTCGGGCGGGGCGGGCCCAGTGGGAGGGAGGATCCGGCTCGGCCGGGGCCGCTTCGTCCGGTGTGGCGGTGCGGCCGGGGCGGACGGGTGGGGCCGTGGCGGAGTTGTCCTTGCCGCCGTACAGTTCCGCCGCGGTGGCGAGTATGCGGAGGCAGGCCGGGCCGTCCAGGGCGGTGTGGTTGATGGTGAGGACGAGGACTGTGCCGTTGCCTTTCGGACGTCCGGGGGTGGTGTCGGCCGGGGGGTCTTTCCGCTGCTCGGCGGTACGAGGCGCCGCCGTGCCCACCCGTGCCGCCCCGGCGGCGCCGCTGTCCGCGGCCGGGACGGCGGAGCGGGAGGCGTGGCCCACGTCGTCGCGGGCCGCGCTGCCCACCGCCGGCCCGGCCCCCTCCACCACCGACA
Coding sequences:
- a CDS encoding condensation protein — encoded protein: MTALHHPARDEAAHGSVRVPFPVVDEVSRHCLQQEEPETVHIEVHLPGRLDPDRLRAAFTSALHRHPRILMREVPGRWYSRRYEWELTKEPETEVVAFPPAGPHALRDARTRALVEAPPLSMSPPIRLSVVEGAGPAVGSAARDDVGHASRSAVPAADSGAAGAARVGTAAPRTAEQRKDPPADTTPGRPKGNGTVLVLTINHTALDGPACLRILATAAELYGGKDNSATAPPVRPGRTATPDEAAPAEPDPPSHWARPARVAPGTPEPSPGNGLLVTELPVPRRPRSAPYTVNDQLMVTTALMLAHWNREHGARPRPLRITMPVDDRTRDTDMPIGNGTRLVEVPFSPSEVDPARTPLPTLLRRTAERTRTLKSLQKPQLGHGASLLTAPMVPVAWRAALTRGLRRAAAPWTSTTLLSNIGRVPYALDFGEEAGRAHAVWFSAPARMPRGLTVTTASTAGRLHLALRWSRALLGHGDGAHLRDLFEHYLHATEEDPE